A stretch of the Glycine soja cultivar W05 chromosome 13, ASM419377v2, whole genome shotgun sequence genome encodes the following:
- the LOC114382162 gene encoding uncharacterized protein LOC114382162 yields MKRHEFVWEPYTATVMAALPPICVVGGVAWFAVVPLICFHVVEWHQPDRVLRQFGLQQPIPGCPSQLQNLHGITLKGKQDENWFHLLAPIIGQWNNRAEFRVDVYPRQEGLLGYNSDYMVWYRRKTKMFVDPNNANTAALGEVVETLQYMVSPQGRNTWTVDDLVPYVDKLAIISEEQERITEPVSHGPASEREFPAQEFPILQSSVETRGIGRRREPVQAKQYSQQMMERQHGMYYTPTTFSEYPSQMYQYPFAGHHTDTSETSHSFGGVAETQPHFSWPTMTPSQQHDAPIATPNAPFAPQWNVPGAIPDMGDLLGVDLRQDFSAEAEQAEAGRQRGGRRNPDRQARRWDRPCGTSSRHHGHHND; encoded by the exons atgaaacgacatgag tttgtctGGGAGCCATACACAGCAACTGTGATGGCAGCGTTGCCTCCAATTTGTGTGGTTGGAGGAGTAGCCTGGTTTGCGGTGGTGCCACtgatttgtttccatgttgttgagtggcaccaacccgatAGAGTTTTACGACAATTTGGATTGCAACAACCCATTCCCGGGTGTCCTTCGCAACTGCAAAATCTCCATGGCATAACgctcaaaggcaaacaagatGAGAATTGGTTCCACCTGTTGGCCCCAATCATTGGTCAGTGGAACAATCGAGCAGAGTTTAGGGTCGACGTTTATCCTCGACAGGAGGGCCTACTGGGTTATAACTCGGACTACATGGTGTGGTATAGGCGtaaaacaaagatgtttgtcgacccaaacaatgcaaacacAGCTGCATTg GGTGAAGTTGTGGAGACTTTACAAtatatggtgtcaccacaagggAGGAACACGTGGACGGTCGATGATCTTGTGCCTTACGTGGATAAGTTAGCAATTATATctgaagagcaagagagaatcactgaaccagtgtcacatggtccagcatcagAGCGTGAATTCCCAGCCCAAGAGTTTCCCAttcttcagtcaagtgttgaaactcgggGCATAGGCAGACGAAGGGAGCCTGTTCAAGCGAAAcaatattcccaacaaatgaTGGAGCGTCAACacggaatgtattacacgccaaCAACATTTTCCGAATATCCttcacagatgtatcagtatccttttgCAGGTCATCATACTGATACTTCTGAGACCTCACATTCGTtcggtggtgttgcggaaacacagcctcatttttcatggcccactATGACTCCTTCACAGCAGCACGATGCCCCCATTGCAACACCCAACGCCCCATTTGCTCCACAATGGAATGTACCCggagcaatacctgatatgggcgacttattaggtgttgatttgcgtcaggATTTTTCTGCAGAGGCTGAGCAAGCAGAAGCGGGGAGACAACGCGGcggcagaagaaatcctgatcgtcaagcgcgaagatgggatcgaccatgtggcacatcttcacgacatcacggacaccataatgactgA
- the LOC114381629 gene encoding serine/threonine-protein phosphatase 7 long form homolog, with protein sequence MASSSSCSSSIQTRSGPIDSDVLWMQSKHVSEHVWNGEPDRKLHIRRAVPTYQGEEQIPEEIVPLLRQCGFYWIMRMGYLKINAALISAFIERWRPETHTFHLRCGEATITLQDVSVLLGLHSDGAPLIGSTNLVWADLCEELLGVRPQEGEIEGSVVKLSWLAHHFSHINIDEGNIEQLQRFTRAWILRFIGGVLFVNKSSSRVSLRYLQFLRDFEQCSMYAWGPAVLAYLYREMCSATDYKVKSIGGMCILIQMWAWERCTTLAPKRTPPIIENKPL encoded by the coding sequence ATGGCTTCTTCGTCGTCATGCTCATCAAGTATACAAACTAGGTCTGGTCCAATTGATAGTGACGTGTTGTGGATGCAATCcaagcatgtttcagaacatgtttggaatggggaaccAGACAGAAAACTACACATCAGGCGAGCAGTCCCGACGTATCAAGGTGAAGAACAAATACCGGAGGAAATTGTTCCTTTGCTTCGGCAATGTGGGTTTTATTGGATCATGAGGATGGGATACCTAAAGATAAATGCGGCCTTAATTAGTGCGTtcattgaaagatggaggcccgaaACCCACACGTTTCACCTGAGATGCGGAGAGGCTACCATTACTCTCCAAGATGTGTCAGTTTTACTAGGTCTGCATAGTGACGGAGCACCATTAATTGGTTCAACTAATCTTGTTTGGGCCGACTTGTGTGAAGAATTATTAggagtcagaccacaggaaGGGGAAATTGAAGGCAGTGTCgtcaaattaagttggttggctcaccatttttctcACATAAATATTGATGAGGGTAACATTGAGcaattacaaaggtttacccgtgcGTGGATCCTTCGATTCATAGGAGGTGTCCTCTTTGTTAACAAAAGTAGTAGCAGAGTGTCCTTAAGGTACCTACAATTTCTACGTGACTTTGAACAATGCAGCATGTATGCGTGGGGACCTGCCGTGCTTGCGTATTTgtatagagagatgtgcagcgccaccgattacaaagttaaatcaatcggaggtatgtgcatcttaatccaaatgtgggcatgggaacgatgcacGACCTTAGCTCCAAAGAGGACGCCTCCCAtcatagaaaataaaccactc
- the LOC114381946 gene encoding uncharacterized protein LOC114381946 encodes MASLLMIPCQHLLLKKLQRHCHRKAASNSIRSEKTSSFSFRSNANVPFHELPGASFDQYMDDKHRVLRAVFSDDKGTTKQLNEEEWRIKMPPIQCLFLSVNPTADVRLTFRSNGEDYPPEIPHHVPKVLELHFIRWELQGLNSFYKDPYQISIDVRGSLYPERKGKHSWLKNQMVMTITFCASPAIAFIPENVLQDAIELIFKTVWDEMKHEFHGRLLEDYNRFKRNKSKKNSV; translated from the exons ATGGCAAGCCTTCTCATGATTCCTTGCCAGCATCTATTGCTAAAGAAGTTGCAAAGGCATTGTCATAGAAAGGCAGCATCAAACTCCATTAGGAGTGAGAAAACTTCCTCATTCAGTTTCAGAAGCAATGCCAATGTTCCTTTTCATGAATTGCCTGGG GCTTCCTTTGATCAATACATGGATGACAAGCACAGAGTGCTAAGAGCTGTGTTTTCTGATGACAAAGGAACAACTAAACAGCTcaatgag GAAGAGTGGAGGATCAAAATGCCTCCCATACAATGCTTATTTTTGAGTGTCAATCCAACAGCAGATGTCAGGTTAACATTCAGGTCTAATGGAGAAGATTATCCACCTGAAATTCCTCATCATGTCCCCAAAGTTCTTGAGCTTCACTTT ATAAGGTGGGAGCTACAGGGCCTGAATAGCTTCTACAAGGATCCTTACCAAATCAGCATAGATGTTAGAGGTTCTTTATACCCAGAAAGGAAGGGAAAACATAGTTGGCTCAAGAATCAAATGGTGATGACGATAACCTTTTGTGCTTCTCCAGCAATAGCTTTCATTCCTGAAAATGTCTTACAAGATGCCATAGAGCTG ATTTTCAAAACAGTGTGGGATGAAATGAAGCATGAATTCCATGGTAGACTATTGGAAGATTATAACAGGTTCAAGAGAAACAAATCCAAGAAGAACTCTGTATAA